One Flavobacterium sp. 90 DNA segment encodes these proteins:
- a CDS encoding tautomerase family protein, whose protein sequence is MPFVRISLLKKLSLETKNNISESIHHALIEEFHIPKDDYFHVIEELEPHQIKYPESYLGVSHSDAIVYVQITAGQGRTREQKTKLYHQIATKISTSTEILINNVIIVLMENNGLENWSFGNGEIQISAHLKNL, encoded by the coding sequence ATGCCATTTGTCCGAATCAGCCTTCTTAAGAAACTTTCGCTGGAAACTAAAAACAATATTTCAGAATCGATTCATCATGCTTTAATAGAAGAATTTCATATTCCGAAAGATGATTATTTTCATGTAATTGAAGAATTAGAACCTCATCAGATAAAATATCCTGAAAGTTATCTTGGTGTTTCACATTCTGATGCTATTGTTTATGTTCAAATAACAGCCGGACAAGGCAGAACACGTGAACAAAAGACGAAATTATACCATCAAATTGCAACCAAAATTTCGACCTCAACAGAAATCCTGATTAACAATGTTATTATTGTTTTAATGGAAAATAATGGTCTTGAAAATTGGTCTTTTGGAAATGGAGAAATTCAAATATCTGCACATTTAAAGAATTTATAA
- a CDS encoding VOC family protein: MKLQHIQILTNNIQQTAKFYNDILELPIIEKTSKSVTIKAGNSILKFVENPDFNSMYHFAFNIPENKLEEAIAWCNDKIDLVIIEDKRIIANFETWNANAVYFYDNNGNLLEFIARHDLDNSQIKQFSSKSILNISEIGLANEDPIELGTQLIEDYNLSFFAKNFNSEAFAAIGDDEGLLIIVKPNRNWYPTQTPSKSNKTEIRIENNNDSIHLSFE; encoded by the coding sequence ATGAAACTACAGCATATCCAAATTCTAACCAACAATATTCAGCAAACTGCCAAATTTTACAACGACATTCTGGAACTCCCAATTATAGAAAAAACATCAAAATCCGTTACCATTAAAGCAGGAAATTCGATCTTAAAATTTGTAGAAAATCCTGATTTTAATTCGATGTATCATTTTGCTTTTAATATTCCTGAGAATAAACTTGAGGAAGCAATTGCATGGTGCAACGACAAAATAGATTTAGTAATAATTGAAGATAAACGTATCATCGCGAATTTTGAAACCTGGAATGCAAATGCGGTTTATTTTTACGATAACAATGGTAATTTATTAGAGTTTATTGCCAGACATGATCTCGATAATTCACAGATAAAACAATTCAGTTCTAAGTCGATATTGAATATTAGCGAAATTGGTCTTGCAAACGAAGATCCAATAGAATTAGGAACACAATTAATAGAAGATTATAATCTTTCTTTTTTTGCTAAAAACTTTAATAGTGAAGCTTTTGCAGCCATTGGTGATGACGAAGGATTACTAATAATCGTCAAGCCAAATCGAAATTGGTATCCTACTCAAACGCCTTCTAAAAGTAATAAAACAGAAATCAGGATTGAAAACAATAACGATTCTATCCATTTATCTTTCGAATAA
- a CDS encoding BamA/TamA family outer membrane protein has translation MKKILFLCIVLFLNCSLAWTQTKSADSSGTSKKKNKNIDFNVMPYLNYNRTLDFMFGAIPMMMFKLDKTDTISPKSLSGISAVYATNKSYFIASFNKWYFKEDRWRAQLFLANGNKNAQYFVDDIDTPDFYNYGTKTTIINFSLQRKIIKAFYAGFGYAYAHYDTKYEDDVQPTSVTHTNGLQLLMLYDTRDAVYYPTKGDKIKLRWLTYPEWFGNDVSANKILSEFNKYFPMRNGVDVLAARFSGKFGLGNIAFEQQVTIGNEDIRGYSEGKYRGDGLIDLQAEYRYNFAKKIGVVGFAGVATIYGSDTESFNWKLYPGAGAGIRYRAFKTEKFNVGLDAAVGKGDWGLYFRIGEAF, from the coding sequence ATGAAGAAAATACTTTTCCTGTGCATAGTATTATTTTTAAATTGTTCGCTGGCGTGGACACAAACAAAAAGTGCTGACAGTAGCGGAACATCCAAGAAAAAAAACAAGAATATTGATTTTAATGTAATGCCTTATCTTAACTACAATCGTACTCTTGATTTTATGTTTGGAGCAATCCCGATGATGATGTTCAAGCTAGACAAAACAGATACTATTTCTCCTAAATCTTTATCTGGAATTTCGGCTGTATATGCGACCAATAAATCCTATTTTATTGCCTCATTCAATAAATGGTATTTTAAAGAAGATCGCTGGCGTGCACAATTGTTTCTGGCAAACGGAAATAAAAATGCGCAGTATTTTGTGGATGATATTGATACGCCGGATTTCTATAATTACGGAACCAAAACCACGATAATAAACTTCAGTCTACAACGTAAAATAATAAAAGCATTTTATGCAGGATTTGGTTACGCCTATGCACATTATGACACCAAATACGAAGACGATGTTCAGCCAACTTCTGTAACACATACAAATGGATTGCAGTTGCTAATGCTTTATGATACCCGCGATGCCGTTTATTATCCTACCAAAGGAGATAAAATAAAATTGCGATGGCTTACTTATCCGGAATGGTTTGGAAATGATGTCAGTGCCAATAAAATTCTCTCAGAGTTTAATAAATATTTTCCAATGCGAAATGGAGTTGATGTTCTTGCAGCTCGTTTTTCGGGTAAGTTTGGGTTAGGAAATATTGCGTTCGAACAACAAGTAACGATTGGTAATGAAGATATCAGAGGTTATTCTGAAGGGAAATATCGCGGCGACGGACTTATCGATTTACAAGCAGAATATCGCTATAATTTTGCTAAAAAAATTGGAGTTGTAGGGTTTGCGGGTGTGGCTACAATTTATGGTTCAGATACAGAAAGTTTCAACTGGAAATTATATCCCGGAGCCGGAGCCGGTATTCGTTACAGAGCATTCAAAACCGAAAAATTTAATGTTGGACTTGATGCCGCCGTTGGAAAAGGAGATTGGGGACTTTATTTTAGAATTGGCGAAGCTTTTTAG